From a single Paraburkholderia sp. D15 genomic region:
- a CDS encoding D-amino acid dehydrogenase yields the protein MRVVVLGSGVVGVTSAYYLARAGHEVTVIDREAGPALETSFANAGQISPGYASPWAAPGVPLKAVKWMFQKHAPLAIRLDGTQFQLQWMWQMLQNCTSSRYAVNKGRMVRLAEYSRDCLQALRAETGIQYEGRTGGTLQVFRTQQQFEGAAKDIAVLQEANVPYELLSAAELAQAEPALAAVSHKLTGGLRLPGDETGDCQMFTTRLAALAEQLGVKFRYNTPIDSLAMAGDRIAGVQCGSELVRADSFVVALGSYSTKFLSGLVKIPVYPLKGYSITAPIVNEAAAPVSTVLDETYKIAITRFDDRIRVGGMAEIVGFDKSLRQARRETLELCVNDLFPGGGDTSKASFWTGLRPMTPDGTPIVGRTPVANLFLNTGHGTLGWTMSCGSGQLLADVMSGKQPAIKADDLSVHRYLGETGGAHRPAYA from the coding sequence ATGCGAGTCGTCGTTTTGGGCAGTGGCGTCGTCGGGGTGACCAGCGCGTATTACCTGGCGCGTGCCGGTCACGAAGTGACCGTCATCGATCGCGAGGCCGGCCCGGCGCTCGAAACCAGCTTTGCCAATGCCGGCCAGATCTCGCCGGGCTACGCGTCGCCGTGGGCCGCGCCGGGCGTGCCGTTGAAAGCGGTCAAATGGATGTTCCAGAAGCACGCGCCGCTGGCGATCCGCCTCGACGGCACGCAATTCCAGCTGCAATGGATGTGGCAGATGCTGCAGAACTGCACGTCGTCGCGTTACGCGGTGAACAAGGGCCGCATGGTGCGCCTCGCCGAATACAGCCGCGACTGCCTGCAGGCGCTGCGCGCCGAAACCGGCATCCAGTACGAAGGCCGCACCGGCGGCACGCTGCAGGTGTTCCGCACGCAGCAGCAGTTCGAAGGCGCCGCCAAAGACATCGCCGTGCTGCAGGAAGCCAACGTGCCGTACGAATTGCTGTCGGCGGCCGAACTCGCGCAAGCCGAGCCGGCGCTCGCCGCGGTATCGCACAAGCTGACCGGCGGCCTGCGCCTGCCGGGCGACGAAACCGGCGACTGCCAGATGTTCACCACGCGCCTCGCCGCGCTGGCCGAACAACTGGGCGTGAAATTCCGCTACAACACGCCGATCGATTCGCTGGCGATGGCGGGCGACCGCATCGCGGGCGTGCAATGCGGCAGCGAACTGGTGCGCGCCGATTCGTTCGTGGTCGCGCTGGGTTCGTACTCGACGAAGTTCCTCTCGGGTCTCGTGAAGATTCCGGTGTACCCGCTCAAGGGTTATTCGATCACCGCGCCGATCGTCAACGAAGCGGCTGCGCCCGTGTCGACCGTGCTCGACGAGACCTACAAGATCGCGATCACGCGTTTCGACGACCGGATTCGCGTCGGCGGGATGGCGGAGATCGTCGGCTTCGACAAGTCGCTGCGCCAGGCGCGCCGCGAAACGCTGGAATTGTGCGTGAACGATCTGTTCCCGGGCGGCGGCGATACGTCGAAGGCCAGTTTCTGGACCGGATTGCGCCCGATGACGCCGGACGGCACGCCGATCGTCGGCCGCACGCCGGTCGCGAATCTGTTCCTGAACACGGGTCACGGCACGCTCGGCTGGACCATGTCGTGCGGGTCGGGCCAGTTGCTGGCCGACGTGATGTCGGGCAAGCAGCCGGCGATCAAGGCGGACGATCTGTCCGTGCACCGCTATCTCGGCGAGACCGGTGGCGCGCATCGTCCGGCTTACGCCTGA